The Lemur catta isolate mLemCat1 chromosome 6, mLemCat1.pri, whole genome shotgun sequence sequence TGTGAAAGACTGtgaagcagaggacccagctaaatCATGCCCAatttcctgacccacagaaactgtggtgttgtagttttaagccactaagttttggggttatTTGCTGtgcaacaaaaaataatagtatttttattatcattatcatcatcattattattcttaGTACTATAGCGCAGAGTTAAGACTAGAGATTCTGGAACCAGATGgcctgagtttgaattccagctctgccacctactagctgCTTGACCTCATTTAAATtactttcctcctctgtaagatgGAGATGATAATAGTTTTGAAGATGAAATGTATTAACACACGTAAAaaccctggcacatagtaagcactgtaTCTGTTGGATTCTGCAGTTATTTTATTAAGAGGAAACCTCATTACTGCTAGCATAAGCCATCAGCTCTAGTTTTCTGTTCTAGTCTTTTGTGAACACTTTCTAGATTTAGTTTATGAGGACATTCAAGCCCAGTGCTAAAGTGAGAGGCaaacagaaagaataatgatTTCTACACTATTTCATGAAGAGAAATTGAAAGTCCTTTCAAGTAAACCTTCTTAAAGATAAGGAATTGGTTTAGTTCTCTGAAAGAGAAGTGAAACTCCATGCCATCTTGTCTTCTACCCTCAAATATTGCATGTCCCTTAAGACAGGTTACAGTGGACAGGGGTGTGTGGCTTTGGTTAACACGCAGGGTTCTTATGTGGCAGGTTCAGCGTAAACCTACGATTATATACTGAGTCAAACAGAAGCCAGAGAAGTAATTAAGTTCTAGTAGTCCAAGAAAGAGCTGGGCAGAGGCAAGGTCTGAAGAAATAACTTTAGTGGGTAAGAAATTAAATCTTGAGCTAATGTAAAATCAGACAAAAGCAAGCTTGAGAACAAAGAGGTCATTTATTGAAACAAGGATTAGGTGCCAAAGACCTCTAAAGAACAAACATTATCCATTACATTTGTGTAGCACTTCAGAATTTACCAACTGTTTCCACACACAGCATTTTATTAGAGCCTCACAACAACTGGGTAAGGCAGTGCTGATGGGTTATTCTCATTTCGACTTTAGGCaatggaggctcagaggggttaagttACTTACTTGAGGTCACACTGCCACTAAGTGGGGTGAGATTCGAAACTTCTTTCTGATCTGTGTGATAGGACATCCAGTCTGCCATGGCTCTTGGgttatttttatcagtttctgTGTCATTCAGAATAGAATTATTTAAGACTTAACATTCCTGGCTAGGAATGTACCCTACATGGGCAGGGGATGGCAGACACTTTGTAAGTGAGCTTGAATTTTGAGTTCCAAGTTTCAAGTAGGTTTATTTTACTCCAGTTAACAAACCCTGATTTTTTCCACATTCCTGTTCAGCAGCTTTTTTTGTCTGTGACACTTTCCCAAACTCCtggaaatctttttctttttttttttaaatactgaaaaaattagcagtttattataatttattttatttaacagtctAGGAAGTTCGCAGCCATCAGGAGTTCCAGTGCAATTTCAGGTGCAATTGGGAATTCAGGAATCTCCATGGAGCTGTTAGTGTAGCGAACCTTGTAGGTAAAATACATGCATACTTTTGATAGCACATGCGAAAGGATCTCTCTAAAATTGACCTCATTGGTTTCGTTCTCAGCAAACTGACCTGGGTCACTCAACATGGCTTTTATTGCTCCTGATGTTAACGCATGTTCTCTTTTTACAATAAATTCATGACCATCAGAGGATATCAATTTGACATACAGCGCATCAGGGCCTTCACAGCCACCATAGGTTTTCTCCTCTCCATCCGTTATGTTCTTAGGAAACTCTACATTGCTTCCCCAGGAACTTTAGTAGCTTCTCGTCAGCCCTGCAAGCCCCCCGTACCGCCACAGCCCCTACTCCAGAgccgcccccccagccccccagctccctgcccccgTGGGTTCCCCGAAATCTTTTGATAAACATAAAGTGTTAAGTTATATGGACATTCGAAAATGgtgatttcttattaaaaactacCCTGCACTGACTACCTGtgacattttcacaatattttataGTACAACTTTGGAGGTGATTTCAATAGAAACACTATTTAGTATAATGAGAAAAATGGCCCTGGATTATGTTCTTTACAAACTGTACTCATCATATACTATTATAACATGAGGGTTTTCATCTATCCTTAAATTTATCCTTTAGAAGCAAACACTATATATGTCAGCTTTATCTTTCTTTGCCAAATGCCATGTATCAGTAATCTTTATAAATGATCCATTATTGTTAGATATAAACAATGTGCCTAGGACCCAGGGTCTTCCTTAGGCCCCATAATCGAGACAAGGGCATAAGTTGTCATGTCGATGTTGGGAATTTTTCCTCTTCTAACACTCAGTGCCTTCAGGACGTAACCGATTGGGTGTTTCTCACTGGGGCACCCTATTCAAATGTGCATTCTCTGGAATGGCCTCAGGATTCCAGGCCCCGTTACTCACCTGGTCCACTGAGTGCCAGATGCTATATTAGGTTCTCTGGGGACATAGCATCTTAGTGGGTGAGACCAAATGcaaacacattcattcattcattgaacaactATTTACAGCCCTCATGGGGCTTACATTCCACGAGGGAGACATCCCATAAACAAGATAATGAAGCAAAATGTATATAGTGGGAAGtgctaaagatttaaaaaacagaagaggtGTTTTAAAGGGAGGTGGTTATGAAGTCTTTGATAGGTGGTCTGGGAAGGCCTCAGGGGGAAGGTGAATTTTGGGTGCAGAAGTGAGGGAAAAGCTGAGTGAGAGGATGAAAGTCAAGTACAGTGAAGGTTTCTAGAAAGTACTTTAGAAACACACAAGATGATGGTGACAGCAGCCAATGCTCAtacaatacattttatattataagcAGCGTTCGGAgcactttatataaattaattcaatagATTTGGGGTGAGGGCTTGGGAAAGGAGATCAAGGAAGGCTGTACAGAGGTGATGACGTTCCAGTTGGCCCTCAACAATGACagtgaggggtgggagtgggcagCTGCTGGAGGTGGGGATGTgatgggagaaaaagagagaaagtgaaatgTATACGCAAGATGCAGAGACAAAAATGTACTTGGGGTGACTGGGGAATGTGTCTGGAAGTCAAAGCCATTTTAAAGAATAACCGTGCCTTGACATTTTTCTAAGCGGAAGATAATAGCATAAATGGACAGGGGGGAAAGAGTTTATAATGTCACAAAGGATCTTTTTCAGGTCCAGGCTTTACTagaaggaggggagaaaaagaCTTCCACCCATCCCTGCTTGCTTAGTTCAGGGTAGGCCGGGATTTAAGAAATGACACAGGAGAAAAAAGCACTGTCTCATTCCCATCATCCCTTTTTCCAATCAGACAGATATGACTGACTCTGATCATTTAAGTGGCTACCTCTTTGCCTGAATATCAGGACAACTTTGGAGGTGCCATGTAGTATACACAAAACATCCCTTCCTTCTGATTTTTGTGCCTATGTCATAGAGATTTTCAATGTCCAAGAGAATTTTTTTGATGCTTCATGAATTTTCTCATATAACTTTTCTCCAAACTAAGAGATGTTTTGTGTCTCTTGATGAATAGCATACTGAGGAAATTTTTCCTATCTCCATGCTTCTTTGGAAACTCCTAGTACAAAAGACAATGATAATTTGAATATCTTAATGCCATTACATTAGCAAGGAAATTACTCCAGCTTGACGCTGTCACACCTGTTATAGCAAATATGGATGAATGAAAAGAGGCTTTACTTGCAAGATTACAAGGCTGTTAAAGGACAACAGATTGAAGTTGTCTACAGAGCTGCGTAAACCTTTGTAGTATCTTAATTTAACAAGTACCTTTAACtataaaaaaactttctttttgatgttcttattttttaaaatataaatgcctCTGAGAATTTATTCAAATCATACAAGCATTAATTTATTGGCTATATGACAAAAACCATGACTGATGACATAAGTGGGTGACTTTCTGGAATGAAAATAAGGAGTTTGACCTTATGTCTCAGTTTATGAATATGCTAATAACCATTAACTTGCTCTGTTTTGTGGATTTTTGTTTCAGCAGCTCTTTAAGAACTTTGAAATGACAATTTGTCAGgtgactttctctctctcaaaagcAGGGCACAGTTGTAATAATATTTGAGTAGTAAAAACAAGAGTAGacaagcagaggaaggaggaggcaaggaggaagtcatttcaaaattcatctgtgtctacatgtttattttttaattaaaccgAAGGTATAAAATGA is a genomic window containing:
- the LOC123640563 gene encoding elongin-C-like, which produces MIGSGMIEFPKNITDGEEKTYGGCEGPDALYVKLISSDGHEFIVKREHALTSGAIKAMLSDPGQFAENETNEVNFREILSHVLSKVCMYFTYKVRYTNSSMEIPEFPIAPEIALELLMAANFLDC